The DNA window CCACCGCCGGGATTGAGGTGCCGGATAGCGCCTTCTACACCTCGGCAATGGCGACGGCCGATTTTCTGCGCCGCCAGGAAGGCAAGAAAGCCTATGTGGTGGGTGAAGGGGCGCTGATCCACGAGCTGTATAAAGCCGGCTTTACCATCACCGATGTCAACCCGGACTTTGTCATCGTCGGGGAAACCCGCTCCTTTAACTGGGAGATGATGCATAAGGCGGCCTTCTTTGTCGCCAATGGCGCCCGCTTCATTGCCACCAACCCGGATACTCACGGTCGCGGCTTCTACCCGGCCTGCGGCGCCCTGTGCGCCGGGATCGAGAAGATCTCCGGCCGTAAGCCGTTTTACGTCGGTAAACCCAGCCCGTGGATCATCCGCTCAGCGCTGAACAAAATGCAGGCCCACTCCGAACAGACGGTGATCGTCGGCGACAATCTGCGCACCGACATTCTGGCCGGCTTCCAGGCGGGGCTGGAGACCATTCTGGTGCTCTCCGGCGTCTCGACCCTCGACGACATCGACAGCATGCCGTTCCGCCCGTCGTGGATCTACCCTTCCGTCGCGGAAATCGATATTTTCTAATGCCAGCCACGTCTCAGGACGTGGTTGTTCATTTCTGACGCCTGCTAAAAGCCCCCCATCTAATAAAAACGGCTTATAATTGCGTATTCTTCAATAAAGCCGTTCAAAAGATACTCTTTTTTTACTATTCAACAATCGCAGTTGCGTTTTTTCTTTTTCCGGCCGTAAAACCCTTGCGCCGGCTTCCCCTTTACGGCATTTTCTTAAGCACGCACTCAGGCTTCGCCACGAGACGAAGCCAGCACAACATCAAACACGACAGGGTAATGGAGAAGGCTATGTGTTCTATTTTTGGCGTACTAGATATTAAAACTGACGCAGGCGAGCTGCGTAAAAAGGCGCTGGAGCTTTCCCGCCTGATGCGCCATCGCGGTCCGGACTGGTCTGGCGTGTATGCCAGCGACAAAGCGATTCTGGCGCACGAGCGCCTGTCGATTGTCGACGTCAACGCCGGCGCCCAGCCGCTGTACAACGCCGAAAAAACCCATGCGCTGGCCGTTAA is part of the Klebsiella quasipneumoniae subsp. quasipneumoniae genome and encodes:
- a CDS encoding HAD-IIA family hydrolase — its product is MTIQNIICDIDGVLMHDNVAVPGAAEFIKRILDKGMPLVMLTNYPSQTGQDLANRFATAGIEVPDSAFYTSAMATADFLRRQEGKKAYVVGEGALIHELYKAGFTITDVNPDFVIVGETRSFNWEMMHKAAFFVANGARFIATNPDTHGRGFYPACGALCAGIEKISGRKPFYVGKPSPWIIRSALNKMQAHSEQTVIVGDNLRTDILAGFQAGLETILVLSGVSTLDDIDSMPFRPSWIYPSVAEIDIF